Proteins from a single region of Haloarcula laminariae:
- a CDS encoding DUF7312 domain-containing protein produces MSADGSDERDEFVAEYENATAADVIEEAEPAATADGERPGEGEEGAVAGSLAPDIEVTPQAPTPENTLFVALGVCLTILALADTVVGLSLVLVATVVAAVGLGAAVCYGVLVRTTPDT; encoded by the coding sequence ATGTCCGCCGACGGGAGCGACGAGAGAGACGAGTTCGTCGCGGAGTACGAGAACGCGACCGCGGCCGATGTCATCGAGGAGGCCGAGCCGGCGGCTACCGCCGACGGGGAGCGGCCCGGCGAGGGCGAGGAGGGGGCCGTCGCGGGCTCGTTGGCCCCCGACATCGAGGTGACGCCGCAGGCGCCCACCCCGGAGAACACCCTGTTCGTGGCCCTGGGCGTCTGTCTCACGATACTCGCGCTCGCGGACACGGTCGTGGGGCTGAGCCTAGTACTGGTTGCCACCGTCGTCGCCGCCGTCGGCCTCGGGGCCGCCGTCTGCTACGGCGTTCTCGTCCGGACCACCCCCGACACTTAA
- a CDS encoding aryl-sulfate sulfotransferase: MRRRTLLRAGFAAVILVASVTLLVSWVQTPPDAAAAAANQTETPLSERESVVPERPNATVVTTDPPGGNSGTAAIVAFTDDGRTLYHNDTYGNYFDVDPDPPGSRTVLYVAGSRYDDCPDALAARGNGSYEDGCAKVVIERANLTTGETERIHTAVTAWDIWHDVDRLSEDRLVVADIAQDRVFTLNTTTGAVEWEWRADEDFDRGESGGQPGDWTHVNDVEILDDGRVMASLRNHDRVVFIEPGSGVQHNWTLGAEDAYGILYEQHTPDYIPEARGGPAVVVSDSENNRVVEYQRVDGQWRQAWTWSDDQLRWARDADRLPDGHTLVTDSQGDRVLEVDVDGDVVWSISVPTPYEAERLGTGDESAGGRSRQALTNGTGGGSATGEQTTGLAWVVAFVTGPAVNGLLYVAPGWMRFGDLLVALGLAGAALSWLLAELYWRETHRRLVARVR, encoded by the coding sequence ATGCGACGACGGACGCTGCTTCGAGCGGGGTTTGCCGCCGTGATACTCGTCGCTTCGGTGACGCTGTTGGTCTCCTGGGTCCAGACGCCGCCGGACGCCGCCGCGGCGGCGGCGAACCAGACCGAAACGCCGCTGTCCGAGCGCGAGTCGGTGGTCCCGGAGCGGCCGAACGCCACCGTGGTGACGACGGACCCGCCCGGGGGCAACAGCGGGACCGCCGCCATCGTCGCCTTCACCGACGACGGCCGGACGCTGTATCACAACGACACGTACGGGAACTACTTCGACGTGGACCCGGACCCGCCCGGGTCCCGGACTGTCCTCTACGTCGCGGGGTCCCGGTACGACGACTGCCCCGACGCGCTCGCCGCCCGGGGGAACGGCTCGTACGAGGACGGTTGTGCGAAGGTAGTCATCGAACGCGCCAACCTCACCACCGGCGAGACCGAGCGAATCCACACGGCGGTGACGGCGTGGGACATCTGGCACGACGTGGACCGCCTGAGCGAGGACCGGCTCGTCGTGGCCGACATCGCACAGGACCGCGTGTTCACGCTCAACACCACGACCGGCGCCGTCGAGTGGGAGTGGCGCGCCGACGAGGACTTCGACCGCGGGGAGAGCGGCGGCCAGCCGGGCGACTGGACCCACGTCAACGACGTGGAGATACTGGACGACGGCCGCGTCATGGCGAGTCTCCGCAACCACGACAGGGTCGTCTTCATCGAGCCCGGTAGCGGCGTCCAGCACAACTGGACGCTCGGCGCCGAGGACGCCTACGGTATCCTCTACGAGCAACACACCCCCGACTACATCCCCGAAGCCCGGGGCGGCCCGGCCGTCGTCGTCTCCGACTCGGAGAACAACCGGGTCGTCGAGTACCAGCGCGTCGACGGCCAGTGGCGACAGGCGTGGACGTGGAGCGACGACCAGCTCCGCTGGGCCCGCGACGCGGACCGGCTTCCCGACGGTCACACCCTGGTGACGGACTCACAGGGCGACCGGGTGCTCGAAGTCGACGTTGACGGCGACGTCGTCTGGAGCATCTCCGTTCCGACCCCCTACGAGGCCGAGCGTCTCGGAACGGGCGACGAGAGCGCGGGCGGGCGGAGCCGGCAGGCACTGACCAACGGGACCGGCGGCGGCTCGGCGACCGGGGAGCAGACGACCGGGCTCGCCTGGGTCGTCGCCTTCGTCACTGGCCCCGCGGTCAACGGACTGCTGTACGTCGCGCCCGGGTGGATGCGCTTTGGCGACCTGCTGGTCGCGCTGGGGCTCGCCGGCGCGGCGCTCTCCTGGCTCCTCGCGGAGCTGTACTGGCGCGAGACACACCGGCGGCTGGTCGCGAGAGTGCGCTGA
- a CDS encoding NfeD family protein, with translation MYVPVGPLALVPAQLEPLFGTTISAILFLAGAGLIVAEAFAPGAHFFVLGAALLVAGLVGFFIPPGLGILAPLVLAAAVLITTAVTLWGYRKIDFSAPGRGQSLSSSSLQGQFGTVTERVTKSAGQVKLEDGGFNPYYEARSVSGDIEAGTEVLVVDPGGGNVLKVEATATADDNIDRALEQDREESPTPETETESDTA, from the coding sequence ATGTACGTTCCCGTGGGTCCGCTCGCTCTCGTGCCCGCCCAGCTCGAACCGCTGTTCGGTACGACGATATCGGCGATTCTCTTCCTAGCCGGTGCGGGGCTCATCGTCGCCGAGGCGTTCGCGCCGGGGGCACACTTCTTCGTGCTCGGGGCCGCCCTGCTGGTCGCCGGGCTGGTCGGCTTCTTCATCCCGCCCGGGCTCGGGATTCTCGCGCCGCTCGTCCTCGCGGCCGCCGTCCTCATCACGACGGCCGTCACGCTGTGGGGCTACCGGAAGATAGACTTCTCGGCGCCCGGCCGGGGCCAGTCGCTCTCGTCGAGTTCCCTCCAGGGGCAGTTCGGCACGGTCACCGAGCGGGTCACCAAGAGCGCTGGACAGGTCAAGCTGGAAGACGGCGGCTTCAACCCCTACTACGAGGCCCGCAGCGTCAGCGGCGACATCGAGGCGGGGACCGAGGTGCTCGTCGTCGACCCCGGCGGCGGCAACGTCCTCAAGGTCGAGGCGACGGCGACGGCCGACGACAACATCGACCGGGCCCTGGAGCAGGACCGCGAGGAGAGCCCGACCCCGGAGACCGAGACCGAGTCCGACACCGCGTGA
- a CDS encoding YqaA family protein translates to MSFPLPYPLPVAFLSECGTADGSLALLEQAVCTATGPTGLGIIAVYSFLIAFILPLPSEVVLVPAETLRLGLSTNGNLAAIILFSAFGKALGSLFAFHIGQEAKEYGPLVRRIKESRFDLIEWSERKTVQIAKKYGYVGLALALCVPFFPDTLSIYAFTVLEEDYFRFGAATFFGSAGRLLVTLGLAGGTLALL, encoded by the coding sequence GTGAGTTTCCCCCTCCCGTATCCGTTGCCCGTCGCCTTCCTGAGCGAGTGTGGGACCGCCGACGGCTCGCTCGCCCTCCTTGAACAGGCCGTCTGTACGGCGACCGGACCGACGGGACTGGGTATCATCGCCGTCTACTCCTTTCTCATCGCCTTCATCCTGCCCCTGCCCAGCGAGGTCGTCCTCGTCCCGGCCGAGACGCTCCGGCTGGGGCTGTCGACGAACGGGAACCTCGCCGCCATCATCCTCTTCAGCGCCTTCGGCAAGGCGCTCGGGAGCCTCTTCGCGTTCCACATCGGCCAGGAGGCAAAGGAGTACGGGCCGCTGGTCCGGCGAATCAAGGAGTCGCGGTTCGACCTCATCGAGTGGTCCGAGCGCAAGACCGTCCAGATAGCGAAGAAGTACGGCTACGTCGGGCTCGCGCTGGCCCTGTGTGTGCCCTTCTTCCCCGACACCCTCTCCATCTACGCTTTCACCGTCTTAGAGGAGGACTACTTCCGGTTTGGCGCGGCGACCTTCTTCGGTAGCGCGGGCCGCCTGCTGGTGACGCTCGGGCTGGCCGGCGGGACGCTGGCGCTGCTGTAG
- the mfnA gene encoding tyrosine decarboxylase MfnA, with protein sequence MQQRAEPQDFERVLSSMCTDPHPAAREAAERFLATNPGDPGTYETVADLEREAVDALGELTGLTDPAGYVASGGTEANIQALRIARNRADTDDPNVVAPVHAHFSFTKAADVLDLELRTAPADEYRANTDAVAELIDDDTVCVVGVAGSTEYGFVDPIPALADLASEVDALCHVDAAWGGFYLPFTDHDWHFGHAAVDTMTIDPHKVGQAAVPAGGLLAREETLLDELAVETPYLESTSQLTLTGTRSGAGVASAVAAMDALWPEGYREQYERSMDNAEWLADQLRSRGHDVVGPELPLVAADLSVPMTDELRERGWRVSKTGNGEMRVVCMPHVTRSMLRSFVADLDWY encoded by the coding sequence ATGCAACAGCGGGCCGAGCCACAGGATTTCGAACGGGTCCTCTCGTCGATGTGTACCGACCCCCACCCGGCGGCCCGCGAGGCGGCCGAGCGGTTCCTGGCGACGAACCCCGGCGACCCGGGGACCTACGAGACCGTCGCCGACCTCGAACGGGAGGCGGTCGACGCGCTGGGCGAACTCACGGGTCTGACAGACCCGGCGGGCTACGTCGCCTCCGGCGGGACGGAGGCGAACATCCAGGCGCTCCGCATCGCTCGCAACCGGGCCGACACCGACGACCCCAACGTCGTCGCGCCGGTCCACGCCCACTTCTCCTTCACCAAGGCGGCGGACGTACTCGACCTCGAACTCCGGACCGCGCCCGCCGACGAGTACCGCGCGAACACCGACGCCGTGGCCGAGCTGATAGACGACGACACCGTCTGTGTGGTCGGCGTCGCCGGCTCGACGGAGTACGGCTTCGTCGACCCGATTCCCGCGCTTGCCGACCTCGCGAGCGAAGTCGACGCGCTCTGTCACGTCGACGCCGCCTGGGGCGGCTTCTACCTCCCCTTTACCGACCACGACTGGCACTTCGGCCACGCCGCCGTCGACACGATGACTATCGACCCCCACAAGGTCGGCCAGGCCGCGGTTCCCGCCGGCGGGCTACTCGCCCGTGAGGAGACGCTGCTGGACGAGCTGGCCGTGGAGACCCCCTACCTCGAATCGACGAGCCAGCTCACGCTCACCGGCACGCGCTCGGGCGCCGGCGTCGCCTCGGCCGTCGCCGCGATGGACGCACTCTGGCCCGAGGGTTATCGCGAGCAGTACGAGCGCTCGATGGACAACGCCGAGTGGCTGGCCGACCAGCTGCGCAGTCGGGGCCACGACGTGGTCGGGCCGGAACTCCCGCTCGTGGCCGCCGACCTCTCCGTGCCGATGACCGACGAACTCCGCGAGCGGGGCTGGCGCGTCTCCAAGACCGGCAACGGCGAGATGCGTGTGGTCTGTATGCCCCACGTGACGCGGTCGATGCTGCGGTCGTTCGTGGCGGACCTGGACTGGTACTGA
- the metG gene encoding methionine--tRNA ligase: MSHDDFPTDRPAVVTCGLPYANGDLHVGHLRTYVAGDALSRGLRRIGQQTAFVSGSDMHGTPVAVNAAEEGVEPREFALDYHETYAETFPQFNVEFDNYGHTDDETNTELTQEFVRSWVDQDHVHEKEIQVAWDTEEDQPLPDRYVEGTCPYCGEQARGDECDEGCQRHLEPGEIEDPVSTLTGNPAEYRTREHKFLRLSDFQAYLQEFLSRIEGTDNAKNQPREWVDGELQDLCITRDMDWGIDYPADEGETAGAEDLVLYVWVDAPIEYVAATKQYSERVGSDEYDWERVWKFDGETRHGTEWNDDWTDEGGEIVHVIGRDIIQHHAVFWPAMLRGAGYNEPRSILATGFVGIDGKALSTSRNRAVWADEYLDAGFHPDLFRYYIATGAGLETDVDFSWDRFAERVNGELVGNVGNFANRALLFAHRNYDGTPDAEVSDDVRDRIEETLDEFEAAVRAYDVRRLAGLATELSDYGNEYIQRTEPWHLVEESPDEAAQVIRDCVQLVKAVSVVMQPVLPGKAERLWGQLGEAGSVADVSLSTALEAPPETFDEPAQLFEQVEDDHIAELNAELQDRVESAATDDADGADEDDADADDVDLEPLETDRIGFEDFEGVDMRVGEILTAEPVEDADKLLKLEVDIGHEVRQVVAGLAELHDVDDLPGTRVILLANMEQATIFGIESNGMVLAAGDEADLLTTHEDAPLGTRVQ, from the coding sequence ATGAGCCACGACGACTTTCCCACGGACCGCCCCGCGGTGGTCACCTGTGGGCTCCCCTACGCCAACGGCGACCTCCACGTCGGGCACCTCCGGACGTACGTCGCCGGCGACGCCCTCTCCCGAGGGCTGCGCCGCATCGGCCAGCAGACCGCCTTCGTCTCCGGGTCCGACATGCACGGGACGCCCGTCGCCGTCAACGCCGCCGAAGAGGGGGTCGAACCCCGCGAGTTCGCGCTCGACTACCACGAGACGTACGCCGAGACGTTCCCGCAGTTCAACGTCGAGTTCGACAACTACGGCCACACCGACGACGAGACCAACACCGAACTCACCCAGGAGTTCGTCCGCTCGTGGGTCGACCAGGACCACGTCCACGAGAAGGAGATTCAGGTCGCGTGGGACACCGAGGAGGACCAGCCTCTCCCCGACCGCTACGTCGAGGGGACCTGTCCCTACTGCGGCGAACAGGCCCGCGGCGACGAGTGCGACGAGGGGTGTCAGCGCCACCTCGAACCCGGCGAGATAGAAGACCCCGTCTCGACGCTGACGGGCAACCCCGCCGAGTACCGCACGCGCGAGCACAAGTTCCTCCGGCTGTCGGACTTCCAGGCGTACCTCCAAGAGTTCCTCTCCCGCATCGAGGGCACCGACAACGCGAAGAACCAGCCCCGCGAGTGGGTCGACGGCGAGCTCCAGGACCTCTGTATCACCCGGGATATGGACTGGGGCATCGACTATCCGGCCGACGAGGGTGAAACTGCCGGAGCGGAGGACCTGGTGCTGTACGTCTGGGTCGACGCCCCAATCGAGTACGTCGCCGCGACGAAGCAGTACTCCGAGCGCGTCGGCAGCGACGAGTACGACTGGGAGCGGGTCTGGAAGTTCGACGGCGAGACGCGCCACGGCACCGAGTGGAACGACGACTGGACCGACGAGGGCGGCGAAATCGTCCACGTCATCGGTCGGGACATCATCCAGCACCACGCCGTCTTCTGGCCCGCGATGTTGCGCGGGGCGGGCTACAACGAGCCCCGCTCGATTCTGGCGACCGGCTTCGTCGGCATCGACGGCAAGGCCCTCTCGACCTCCCGGAACCGGGCGGTGTGGGCCGACGAGTACTTAGACGCCGGCTTCCACCCCGACCTCTTCCGGTACTACATCGCCACGGGCGCCGGGCTCGAGACCGACGTGGACTTCTCCTGGGACCGCTTCGCCGAGCGGGTCAACGGCGAGCTCGTCGGCAACGTCGGCAACTTCGCCAACCGCGCGCTGCTCTTTGCCCACCGCAACTACGACGGCACGCCCGACGCCGAGGTCAGCGACGACGTCCGCGACCGCATCGAGGAGACGCTCGACGAGTTCGAAGCGGCGGTGCGGGCGTACGACGTTCGCAGGCTCGCGGGGCTCGCGACCGAGCTCTCCGACTACGGCAACGAGTACATCCAGCGCACCGAGCCGTGGCATCTCGTCGAGGAGTCGCCCGACGAGGCCGCCCAGGTCATCCGCGACTGCGTCCAGCTGGTCAAAGCCGTCTCCGTCGTCATGCAGCCCGTGTTGCCCGGCAAGGCCGAGCGGCTGTGGGGACAGCTCGGCGAGGCCGGCTCCGTCGCCGACGTCTCCCTCTCGACGGCGCTCGAAGCGCCGCCCGAGACCTTCGACGAGCCGGCCCAGCTGTTCGAGCAAGTCGAGGACGACCACATCGCGGAGCTGAACGCGGAACTGCAGGACCGCGTGGAAAGCGCGGCCACAGACGACGCTGACGGAGCGGACGAAGACGATGCCGACGCCGACGACGTCGACCTCGAACCGCTCGAAACCGACCGCATCGGCTTCGAGGACTTCGAGGGCGTGGACATGCGCGTGGGCGAAATCCTCACCGCAGAGCCCGTCGAGGACGCCGACAAGCTCCTCAAACTCGAAGTCGACATCGGCCACGAGGTCCGTCAGGTCGTCGCCGGCCTGGCCGAGCTACACGACGTCGACGACCTCCCCGGCACGCGGGTCATCCTGCTGGCCAACATGGAGCAGGCGACCATCTTCGGCATCGAGTCCAACGGGATGGTGCTCGCCGCCGGCGACGAGGCCGACCTGCTGACAACCCACGAGGACGCGCCGCTGGGGACTCGCGTGCAGTAA
- a CDS encoding tRNA-binding protein yields the protein MGFSEDRIDPAAFLEDVEMRVGEIVDAEPFPEARKDVYKLTVDFGDQTLQSAAGLTDVYDREELVGNQVIAVVNLGTVTVAGFESECLVTGVDGDDGVVHLTTERDVPLGTRVY from the coding sequence ATGGGATTCAGCGAGGACCGAATCGACCCCGCGGCGTTTCTTGAGGACGTCGAGATGCGCGTCGGCGAGATAGTCGACGCTGAACCGTTCCCGGAGGCACGCAAGGACGTGTACAAACTGACCGTCGACTTCGGCGACCAGACGCTCCAGTCGGCGGCCGGGCTGACCGACGTGTACGACCGCGAGGAACTCGTCGGCAACCAGGTCATCGCCGTCGTGAACCTGGGGACCGTCACCGTCGCCGGCTTCGAGAGCGAGTGTCTCGTCACCGGCGTCGACGGCGACGACGGCGTGGTCCACCTGACGACCGAGCGGGACGTACCGCTGGGAACGCGGGTCTACTGA